One Pullulanibacillus sp. KACC 23026 DNA segment encodes these proteins:
- the pstB gene encoding phosphate ABC transporter ATP-binding protein PstB, with protein MESSNDTVFDVIDFNLWYGKTRALKNINLKINEKEVTAIIGPSGCGKSTFLKSLNLMNSNTPGIGKSGQILYHNSDINHSSTDLVKLRKEVGMVFQKPLPFAMSLFDNVTFGPKLSGVKSKKALAEIVETSLKSVGLWDEVKDRLHDSAMGLSGGQQQRLCTARAIATKPEVLLMDEPTSALDPISAAKMEELMLELKEDYTIVVVTHNLQQAARTSDKTAFFLMGELIEISETTKMFSNPEDQRTDDYLSGRFG; from the coding sequence TTGGAAAGCTCGAATGATACGGTATTTGATGTCATAGATTTTAATTTATGGTATGGAAAAACACGTGCCTTAAAAAATATTAATTTGAAAATAAACGAAAAAGAAGTGACGGCGATTATTGGTCCATCGGGTTGCGGTAAATCGACGTTTCTTAAGTCATTGAACCTAATGAATTCAAATACACCCGGGATAGGGAAATCCGGACAGATCCTTTATCATAATTCGGATATTAATCATTCATCCACTGACTTAGTTAAGCTTAGAAAAGAAGTGGGGATGGTTTTCCAAAAACCACTGCCGTTTGCGATGTCGCTCTTTGATAATGTTACTTTCGGTCCGAAGCTTTCTGGGGTTAAGAGTAAAAAAGCATTAGCTGAAATCGTGGAGACGTCATTAAAAAGTGTTGGTCTTTGGGATGAGGTGAAGGATCGGCTTCATGATTCCGCAATGGGATTATCTGGCGGACAACAGCAGCGGCTATGTACAGCAAGAGCGATTGCAACTAAACCAGAAGTCCTTTTAATGGATGAACCGACATCGGCACTTGATCCCATATCTGCAGCAAAGATGGAAGAACTCATGCTGGAGTTAAAAGAAGACTATACCATTGTGGTTGTCACTCACAACTTGCAGCAAGCTGCTCGTACTTCCGATAAAACAGCTTTCTTTTTAATGGGAGAACTGATTGAAATAAGTGAAACGACCAAGATGTTTTCTAATCCTGAAGATCAGCGGACAGATGATTATTTATCTGGTAGATTTGGTTAA
- the phoU gene encoding phosphate signaling complex protein PhoU, which yields MSVREHFQAELDDLKQLNVQLGLSAKQALSRSVQAMMEQDIELAEKVIKEDAEINKREAMVQERAIALIAKQQPVATDLRRIIVAMKIASDVERLGDLAVNISKSVKEIGSDPYIKPLVDLPKMAKLVDRMLDQVLDAFQKDSVPLAMSVAQQDDQVDELYGLITRDLFQMMSGQPDKIAQIAQLSFICRHFERAGDHVVNICESIVYLVKGIRCDLD from the coding sequence ATGTCGGTGAGAGAACACTTTCAAGCTGAGCTTGATGATTTGAAGCAATTGAATGTCCAATTGGGCTTATCTGCCAAACAAGCATTGAGTCGTTCGGTGCAAGCCATGATGGAGCAAGATATAGAATTAGCGGAAAAGGTCATTAAGGAAGATGCTGAAATAAATAAAAGAGAGGCTATGGTTCAGGAACGTGCGATTGCTTTAATTGCCAAGCAGCAGCCGGTTGCGACGGATCTTCGCCGAATTATTGTGGCGATGAAAATTGCCTCAGATGTAGAGCGGCTTGGTGATTTGGCAGTCAATATTAGTAAATCGGTTAAAGAAATTGGCAGCGATCCTTACATTAAGCCACTCGTTGATTTACCTAAAATGGCCAAATTGGTGGATCGAATGCTTGATCAGGTTTTAGATGCGTTTCAAAAGGATTCTGTTCCCCTTGCGATGTCAGTCGCCCAGCAAGATGACCAAGTTGACGAGCTCTATGGACTCATTACCCGTGACTTGTTTCAAATGATGTCAGGACAGCCTGATAAAATCGCTCAAATTGCCCAATTATCCTTTATTTGTCGCCATTTTGAACGTGCCGGTGATCATGTCGTTAATATTTGTGAATCCATTGTTTATTTAGTTAAAGGCATACGCTGTGACTTGGATTAA
- the pstA gene encoding phosphate ABC transporter permease PstA — protein MARVTDRIATIMMTLCVVLMIAILFSLLGYIFYNGLADISWHFLTTHSSSYLAGGGIVDQLWNSFYLLILTLVISTPLGVSGGIYLAEYASQGKVTAIIRTCVEVLSSLPSIVVGLFGLLIFVDLFHWGFSILAGALALTVFNLPVIVRVSEDAIRAVPQSQKEAGLALGLTKWQTIRTILLPSAFPGILTGVILSAGRIFGESAALLFTAGLSSPKLMFTDWNPSSPLSPLNPMRSAETLSVHIWAVKQQGIMPDINQIANGASAVLVIIVLIFNFGARFVGSVIHKRMSGKNSRA, from the coding sequence ATGGCACGTGTGACAGATCGAATCGCCACAATAATGATGACTCTGTGCGTGGTCCTTATGATTGCGATACTATTTTCATTATTAGGTTACATCTTTTATAACGGATTAGCAGATATTTCTTGGCATTTTCTTACGACTCATTCAAGCTCTTATCTGGCAGGCGGCGGTATTGTCGATCAATTGTGGAACTCATTTTATTTACTCATTCTAACGTTAGTGATCAGTACGCCGCTTGGTGTGAGTGGCGGGATCTACTTAGCTGAATACGCAAGCCAAGGGAAGGTAACCGCTATTATTCGGACATGTGTGGAGGTATTATCCTCCTTACCATCCATCGTCGTTGGCCTATTTGGACTCCTTATCTTCGTTGATCTATTCCATTGGGGTTTTTCCATTTTGGCAGGGGCTCTCGCTTTGACTGTTTTTAACCTGCCTGTAATCGTTCGAGTCAGTGAGGACGCTATACGTGCCGTTCCTCAGTCACAGAAAGAAGCGGGTCTCGCTCTTGGGCTAACCAAATGGCAAACCATTCGAACGATTCTTTTGCCATCCGCCTTTCCAGGTATTTTGACAGGCGTTATTCTTTCAGCTGGCCGTATTTTTGGTGAATCCGCCGCTTTACTGTTCACGGCGGGTTTATCATCACCTAAATTAATGTTCACTGATTGGAATCCGTCTTCACCGCTTTCGCCACTTAATCCTATGCGTTCAGCGGAGACTTTATCTGTTCATATTTGGGCAGTTAAGCAGCAAGGAATCATGCCGGATATTAATCAAATTGCCAACGGCGCTTCAGCTGTCCTCGTCATCATCGTCTTAATTTTTAACTTTGGAGCCCGGTTTGTTGGTTCTGTCATTCATAAACGCATGTCAGGTAAAAATAGCAGGGCATAG
- the pstC gene encoding phosphate ABC transporter permease subunit PstC translates to MNEKYVDIPASVRLKGKKKTKARWAETVAVIWIRFAAFLMILAAVAITLFLVVKGMQAFVKDGVPITEFFSKNWAPTIAPPTFGTLIFIFGSFSVTFLAALIAAPIGIGSALFMTEISKKYGRKILQPVLEILVGIPSVVYGFIGLVVLVPFFRIHLHVPTGFGLLPAAIVVAVMILPTVTSISADALQAVPESMRDAAAALGATRWQTIWRVIIPAALPSLLTAIIFGMARAFGEALAIQMVVGNSAHFPKNLLDPTGTLTTQITLSMGETPSGSVFNHVLWSMGLVLLVMSYIFIILIRVLSARRKY, encoded by the coding sequence GTGAACGAGAAATATGTTGATATACCGGCAAGTGTTCGACTTAAAGGAAAGAAAAAGACAAAGGCTAGATGGGCTGAGACCGTAGCGGTTATTTGGATCCGATTTGCAGCCTTTCTTATGATATTAGCGGCTGTTGCCATTACTTTATTTCTAGTAGTGAAAGGCATGCAAGCCTTTGTTAAGGATGGAGTTCCAATAACCGAGTTTTTTAGTAAAAATTGGGCGCCAACAATTGCCCCTCCAACATTCGGAACCTTGATCTTTATCTTTGGCTCGTTTTCTGTGACATTTTTGGCTGCCCTAATTGCAGCTCCGATTGGGATTGGCAGTGCCCTTTTTATGACCGAAATATCGAAGAAATATGGGCGCAAAATTCTTCAGCCCGTTTTAGAAATATTAGTTGGGATTCCTTCGGTCGTCTATGGTTTCATCGGTCTAGTTGTCCTTGTTCCTTTCTTTCGGATTCATCTTCATGTTCCGACGGGCTTTGGTTTGTTACCGGCAGCTATAGTGGTGGCGGTCATGATTTTACCAACTGTAACAAGCATTTCGGCAGATGCCTTGCAAGCTGTTCCAGAGTCTATGAGAGATGCCGCTGCGGCACTTGGAGCGACACGCTGGCAAACGATTTGGCGTGTGATTATTCCGGCAGCCCTTCCCTCTTTGCTAACAGCTATTATTTTTGGAATGGCACGTGCCTTTGGTGAAGCATTAGCTATTCAAATGGTGGTTGGGAACTCGGCCCATTTTCCTAAAAATTTACTTGATCCAACCGGTACACTTACAACCCAAATAACACTGAGTATGGGTGAGACGCCTTCTGGTAGTGTGTTTAATCATGTGCTTTGGTCGATGGGACTTGTTTTACTCGTTATGTCTTATATTTTTATTATCTTAATTCGTGTGTTGTCGGCGAGGAGGAAATACTAA
- a CDS encoding penicillin-binding protein 2 yields the protein MDEPKKTKQKKKNQIPFRLNVLFLFVFLAFSVLIIRLGVVQIVNGDTYDKKMQSTQHVTNKIQSARGLIYDRNGVLLAGNSASPGVIFTRNQDMSETDLINIAKKLSKYLTVTDQKNPPSGVLTTAHITERDLKDYWIGTHPDAYQQKLSAKEQNSKNAYDMLLNRITSKDLSSIKGDELKVVAIWHQLAQASNLSPTVIASNLTTGELARLGEHLNDFKGAIDTTVSANRTYPDGNLFFLGKVSQIPKHEVNNYLASGNNRDDLVGTSNLEEEYNDVLSGIPKTLTYTTDNGKPVGTPTVKEGRRGDDLVLTVDSKLQKQVNQIIQKNIKLCYPSDHLCNQAYVVVMNPHTGAILAAAGQEDNGGQFTDVSEGTILNSFAIGSAVKGATVLAGYQNNAIPGVLNDKPINYVGGGSFKSLESWIGNVNTAQALEVSSNVYMGTIAARMAGFKITDQGANYLARVFTGPKFYNAFNTLRDAYGQFGLGVQTGVDLPYESTGYQGPKPNAGGLIMQFAIGQYDTYTPLQMAQYVSTLANGGYRVAPHFLDSIHYPGSNVGKIGPTEYKYQTKILNTIPNTPSQFAVVHEGFHLVTHGPEGTARTLGYSFEPWAKYDIAAKTGTAQVGDPKLGRNNKTLVAYAPSNNPQVAISVVVPDILNEQTNLMIAGEVFDAYFKSQEAVNK from the coding sequence GTGGATGAACCAAAGAAAACAAAGCAAAAGAAGAAGAATCAAATTCCCTTTCGATTAAACGTTCTATTTTTATTTGTCTTTCTCGCCTTTTCTGTTCTCATTATTCGGCTTGGAGTCGTGCAAATTGTAAATGGCGATACTTATGACAAAAAAATGCAGTCGACTCAACATGTAACCAATAAGATCCAGTCAGCGCGCGGACTCATCTATGACCGGAATGGGGTCCTGCTTGCCGGAAATAGTGCGTCGCCGGGTGTTATTTTTACTCGGAATCAAGATATGTCAGAAACCGATCTGATTAATATTGCGAAAAAGCTGAGCAAGTACTTGACCGTAACGGATCAAAAAAATCCGCCGAGCGGTGTTCTTACAACCGCTCACATAACAGAAAGAGATCTCAAGGATTACTGGATAGGGACACATCCAGACGCCTATCAGCAGAAGCTGTCTGCTAAAGAGCAAAACAGCAAGAATGCTTATGACATGTTATTGAATCGCATTACTTCAAAGGACTTATCTTCTATTAAAGGTGATGAGCTTAAGGTGGTGGCGATCTGGCATCAACTGGCTCAAGCCTCTAATCTATCGCCGACGGTCATCGCCTCTAATTTGACAACGGGTGAGCTGGCTCGTTTAGGGGAGCATTTAAATGACTTTAAAGGAGCTATTGATACAACCGTATCGGCCAATCGCACCTATCCGGATGGCAATCTTTTCTTCTTAGGCAAGGTCAGCCAAATTCCGAAGCATGAAGTGAACAATTATTTAGCTTCGGGGAACAATCGAGACGATCTAGTCGGGACAAGTAACTTGGAAGAAGAATATAATGATGTACTAAGCGGAATTCCAAAGACTTTAACCTATACGACGGATAACGGTAAGCCAGTAGGAACTCCGACCGTAAAGGAAGGTCGCCGCGGGGACGACCTCGTTTTGACCGTGGATTCTAAGTTACAGAAACAGGTCAATCAAATTATTCAAAAGAATATTAAGCTCTGTTATCCTAGTGATCATTTATGTAATCAGGCTTATGTCGTTGTAATGAATCCGCATACTGGAGCGATCCTTGCTGCCGCCGGTCAAGAAGATAACGGGGGTCAATTCACAGATGTTTCTGAAGGTACGATTCTCAATTCCTTTGCGATCGGTTCAGCTGTCAAAGGAGCAACGGTGTTAGCCGGTTATCAAAATAATGCCATCCCTGGTGTGCTTAATGATAAGCCCATTAATTATGTTGGGGGAGGATCGTTCAAATCTCTTGAATCTTGGATTGGGAATGTCAATACCGCCCAAGCACTTGAGGTTTCCTCAAACGTTTATATGGGGACGATTGCAGCGAGGATGGCTGGCTTTAAAATTACGGATCAAGGTGCCAACTACTTGGCACGTGTTTTCACAGGCCCTAAGTTTTACAATGCTTTTAACACTTTAAGGGATGCTTACGGTCAGTTTGGATTAGGTGTGCAAACAGGTGTGGATCTCCCTTATGAGTCAACCGGCTATCAAGGGCCAAAACCTAATGCTGGTGGTTTGATCATGCAATTTGCCATCGGGCAATATGACACTTATACACCGCTTCAAATGGCTCAATACGTTTCGACTCTTGCAAATGGGGGCTACCGGGTGGCACCGCATTTTCTGGACTCGATTCATTACCCTGGATCTAATGTCGGAAAAATCGGTCCAACTGAATATAAATACCAAACCAAAATTTTAAATACGATTCCGAATACCCCTTCCCAATTTGCGGTCGTCCATGAAGGCTTTCATCTCGTGACACATGGACCAGAAGGAACTGCACGAACGCTTGGATATTCCTTTGAGCCTTGGGCCAAATATGATATTGCAGCCAAGACAGGAACTGCACAGGTAGGCGATCCTAAATTGGGTCGAAACAATAAAACTTTGGTGGCCTATGCCCCTTCTAATAATCCTCAGGTGGCCATTTCAGTCGTGGTTCCTGACATTTTAAATGAGCAGACCAACCTCATGATTGCTGGTGAAGTGTTTGATGCCTATTTCAAGAGCCAAGAGGCAGTAAATAAATAA
- the pstB gene encoding phosphate ABC transporter ATP-binding protein PstB — protein sequence MVLTAEQVKKERQAEPLSLSPVTQDELVLNVKDLSVFYGTNEAIKKVSLPIRKNKVTAFIGPSGCGKSTFLRTINRMNDLIDSIAYKGEIQYEDVNLLETDIDVVALRKEIGMVFQRPNPFPKSIYENVAHALKFYGITKRSEKDAIVEESLKQAALWDEVKDRLQDSASVLSGGQQQRLCIARALALKPKILLLDEPSSALDPIASSKIEDLLETLKNNVSIVIVTHNMQQASRVADRTAFFFQGELVEEDETEIIFTNPKQELTERYVTGKFG from the coding sequence ATGGTTTTGACAGCAGAACAGGTAAAAAAAGAAAGGCAGGCAGAGCCTTTGTCGTTAAGCCCAGTTACGCAAGATGAACTTGTTTTAAATGTAAAAGATCTAAGTGTTTTCTATGGAACCAATGAAGCCATTAAGAAAGTAAGCCTGCCCATACGCAAAAATAAGGTCACGGCTTTTATTGGGCCATCCGGATGCGGGAAATCGACGTTTCTCAGAACGATCAATCGCATGAATGATCTTATTGATTCGATCGCGTATAAAGGAGAAATCCAATATGAGGATGTCAATCTTCTTGAGACGGATATTGATGTCGTCGCTTTAAGAAAAGAGATCGGGATGGTTTTTCAACGCCCTAATCCTTTTCCTAAGTCGATCTATGAGAATGTTGCTCATGCGCTTAAATTTTATGGGATTACGAAACGCTCAGAAAAAGATGCGATCGTTGAAGAGAGTTTAAAGCAAGCCGCTTTATGGGATGAAGTGAAGGATCGCTTGCAGGATTCGGCCTCTGTTTTATCGGGAGGGCAGCAGCAACGCTTGTGTATCGCTCGGGCCCTCGCTTTAAAACCAAAAATTTTATTGTTAGATGAGCCCTCATCTGCACTTGATCCGATTGCTAGCAGTAAAATTGAAGATTTACTGGAGACTTTAAAAAACAACGTCAGCATAGTCATTGTGACACATAATATGCAGCAAGCTTCACGAGTGGCGGACCGAACCGCCTTTTTCTTCCAAGGTGAACTTGTTGAGGAAGACGAAACAGAGATCATCTTTACGAACCCGAAACAAGAGCTGACAGAACGATATGTTACAGGTAAATTTGGTTGA
- a CDS encoding 5-formyltetrahydrofolate cyclo-ligase codes for MEKSRLRSQMKQLLSQMDLEQKKKDDQALHDALIACPFWQKSETIGLTLSTAHEIDTYSLIKRAWEGKKQVVVPKCDPSKKQLTFRQLTSFNQLESVYYGLMEPIVEKTEAVKHEDIDLIIVPGLWFDSRGYRIGHGGGYYDRYLSQYKGMTAALAYNEQVIDLVPNEDYDQPVQWLITPQSIRACQPNK; via the coding sequence GTGGAGAAATCGAGATTACGCAGTCAGATGAAGCAACTATTGAGTCAAATGGATCTAGAGCAAAAGAAGAAAGACGATCAAGCCCTCCATGACGCTTTAATCGCTTGTCCTTTTTGGCAAAAGAGCGAGACCATTGGATTAACGCTTTCAACCGCTCATGAAATCGACACCTATTCTTTAATCAAGCGGGCATGGGAAGGGAAGAAGCAAGTCGTCGTGCCAAAATGTGACCCGAGCAAGAAACAGCTCACATTTCGTCAGTTGACCTCTTTTAATCAATTAGAATCCGTTTATTATGGCCTAATGGAGCCGATTGTTGAGAAAACAGAAGCGGTAAAACATGAAGACATCGATCTCATTATTGTGCCAGGGCTTTGGTTCGATTCTCGGGGGTATCGCATTGGTCATGGCGGCGGCTATTATGATCGTTACCTTTCACAATATAAGGGGATGACGGCCGCATTAGCCTATAATGAGCAGGTGATTGATTTGGTTCCAAACGAGGATTATGATCAACCGGTTCAATGGCTGATCACCCCGCAATCGATTAGAGCCTGTCAGCCAAACAAATAA
- the rpmG gene encoding 50S ribosomal protein L33 has protein sequence MRVQITLECTETGDRNYITTKNKRTNPERIELKKYSPRLKRHTIHRETK, from the coding sequence ATGCGCGTACAAATTACTTTAGAATGCACAGAAACTGGCGATCGTAATTATATTACGACAAAAAATAAACGTACGAACCCTGAGCGCATCGAATTGAAAAAATATAGCCCGCGCTTAAAGAGACACACGATTCACCGTGAAACAAAATAA
- a CDS encoding phosphate ABC transporter substrate-binding protein, producing MKRSGILLVFALVFVLSAACGSSSNGSKSNTSSSNDSTSSSDSSSTSSQVSGKIEVGGSTALQPLAAAAVDGFTQANPKATVDVQGGGSGTGLTQVASGAFDIGMSDKFAEAQDGIDASQLVDHKVAVVGMAAAINPAAGITNISKQDLIKVFTGKVTNWKEVGGKDQKIVLVNRPAGSGTLATFQQFALDNQTPATSSLTTDASNDVKTDIEQNPGAIGYLALSYFTDADKGKMTALSLDGVAPTAANIETGKYPVWAYEHMYTKGEATGVAKAFIDYIDSDEVQKGLVTQQGYLPVSDMKVVRDADGNVTKK from the coding sequence ATGAAACGCAGCGGTATACTTCTAGTTTTTGCACTCGTATTTGTATTAAGTGCCGCATGTGGAAGCAGCTCGAATGGTTCGAAATCTAACACTTCTAGCTCTAACGATTCTACAAGCTCAAGTGACTCAAGTTCAACTTCAAGTCAAGTTTCTGGAAAAATTGAAGTGGGCGGTTCTACTGCGTTACAACCTCTTGCGGCTGCAGCCGTGGATGGATTTACTCAAGCTAATCCAAAAGCCACTGTTGATGTACAAGGCGGCGGTAGTGGTACAGGCTTGACGCAAGTTGCTTCTGGGGCTTTTGACATTGGGATGTCAGATAAATTTGCTGAAGCACAAGACGGCATTGATGCTTCTCAGCTTGTTGACCATAAAGTAGCAGTCGTTGGGATGGCAGCCGCCATTAATCCAGCCGCTGGCATCACGAACATTTCTAAACAAGATCTAATCAAAGTTTTCACTGGTAAAGTAACGAACTGGAAAGAAGTAGGCGGAAAAGATCAAAAGATTGTTCTTGTAAACCGTCCAGCTGGTTCTGGTACACTTGCAACGTTCCAACAATTTGCTCTTGATAATCAAACACCAGCCACTTCTTCTTTAACAACAGATGCAAGTAATGATGTCAAAACAGATATTGAGCAAAATCCTGGTGCGATTGGTTACTTAGCTTTGTCTTACTTCACAGATGCTGATAAAGGGAAGATGACAGCTCTTTCTCTTGATGGTGTTGCTCCAACTGCCGCTAACATTGAAACAGGTAAATACCCTGTTTGGGCTTATGAGCACATGTATACTAAAGGTGAAGCGACTGGCGTTGCTAAAGCCTTCATCGATTACATCGACTCTGATGAAGTCCAAAAAGGTCTAGTTACTCAACAAGGTTATCTGCCAGTTAGCGATATGAAAGTTGTTCGCGATGCTGATGGTAATGTAACGAAAAAATAA
- a CDS encoding molybdenum cofactor guanylyltransferase, with product MRIGVILSGGTSSRFGRPKAFVCYKDRYFYDYAKEQLKPYVEEIVVVSHPDLVERFSQDPEIKVIQDVQAFQGKGPLAGLYSAFQAFPSDAYLVLPCDAPFVQADFMQWLIEEAEQHSESNGIVPIAEGRLHPLMGLYKRKCLAVLKSLLQANQLKVSGLIEQANVAAVQVSPSLNPISFNNINTKEDLEKIQSN from the coding sequence TTGCGAATCGGAGTGATTTTATCAGGTGGAACGTCTAGCCGCTTTGGCCGGCCAAAGGCCTTTGTCTGCTACAAAGATCGTTATTTTTATGACTATGCCAAAGAGCAATTAAAGCCTTATGTCGAGGAAATTGTCGTGGTGAGTCATCCCGATTTGGTTGAACGCTTCAGCCAAGACCCTGAAATAAAGGTTATTCAAGATGTACAAGCTTTTCAAGGGAAGGGACCGCTCGCAGGCCTTTACTCCGCGTTTCAAGCATTCCCCTCTGACGCTTACTTAGTTTTGCCTTGCGATGCCCCTTTTGTACAGGCTGATTTTATGCAATGGTTGATCGAAGAGGCGGAACAGCATTCTGAATCCAATGGAATCGTTCCCATTGCTGAAGGCCGATTACACCCGCTGATGGGCTTATACAAGCGAAAGTGCCTCGCTGTATTAAAATCTCTCCTACAAGCGAATCAATTAAAAGTAAGCGGGCTGATTGAACAGGCGAATGTAGCAGCGGTACAAGTTAGCCCGTCACTTAATCCGATTTCATTTAATAATATTAATACAAAAGAGGATCTTGAAAAAATACAATCCAATTGA
- a CDS encoding MFS transporter — protein sequence MNVSSSRLDQKEVPRDLYLLLIISGLYCIATALSNTFVNIFLWKRTNSFIDIGLYNLMIVIFQPITFIFAGMWAKRVDRVIVLRAGVVVLSLFFISVLVLGSDSRQFFYLFGALIGMGYGFYWCAFNVLIFEITEPETRVFFNGIQGVLTSLGGMIGPILAGWIISSMKNYNGYRVIFGISLGLFALAVVVSWFLQRRPAEGKLTFRRILRERSNNENWRDILNAHFFQGAREGTFLFIIFLWVYLSTDNELAIGKFGLVESGVMFIGYYVVSRLIKPSFKKTSILIGGIITYGTVYILLFNVNYTMLIVYAVLVAIAYPLLFVPYASLTFDVIGHGWKAADMRIEYIVVKEIFYNAGRIVSVLLFLATVWYFRDDQQGIRYLMMVIGAGHLAIYFCIRRIPIPLERARAVKEGESGSTV from the coding sequence GTGAATGTTTCAAGCAGTAGGCTCGATCAAAAAGAAGTGCCAAGAGATTTGTACCTTCTTCTTATTATAAGTGGTCTTTATTGCATCGCGACTGCTTTATCGAATACATTTGTTAATATCTTTCTTTGGAAGCGTACGAATAGCTTTATTGATATTGGTTTATACAATTTAATGATTGTTATTTTTCAGCCGATTACGTTTATCTTTGCTGGAATGTGGGCCAAACGAGTTGATCGCGTCATTGTTTTACGTGCAGGAGTGGTTGTTCTTTCTTTGTTTTTTATCAGCGTCTTAGTATTAGGATCGGACAGTCGTCAATTTTTTTATTTATTTGGAGCATTAATTGGGATGGGGTACGGCTTTTATTGGTGCGCTTTTAATGTTCTTATCTTTGAAATAACCGAACCTGAAACTCGAGTGTTCTTCAATGGCATCCAAGGGGTTTTGACATCTCTTGGGGGAATGATCGGTCCTATTCTCGCTGGTTGGATTATTTCATCGATGAAAAATTACAATGGGTATCGAGTGATCTTCGGAATCTCCCTTGGGCTATTTGCTTTAGCTGTCGTCGTAAGTTGGTTTTTGCAACGGCGCCCGGCTGAAGGTAAGTTAACCTTCCGACGCATTCTACGTGAGCGTTCCAATAACGAGAACTGGCGGGATATACTCAATGCGCATTTCTTTCAAGGCGCTCGTGAAGGGACCTTTTTATTTATCATTTTTTTATGGGTGTATTTATCAACAGATAATGAACTAGCGATCGGGAAGTTTGGATTAGTCGAATCCGGGGTCATGTTTATTGGCTATTATGTGGTGTCGCGTTTGATTAAACCCTCTTTCAAAAAGACATCCATTTTAATTGGCGGAATCATCACTTACGGAACGGTGTATATCCTTCTATTTAATGTGAACTACACTATGCTAATTGTTTATGCCGTTTTAGTTGCCATCGCTTATCCATTACTTTTTGTTCCGTATGCCTCCTTAACCTTTGACGTAATTGGACATGGCTGGAAGGCCGCTGACATGAGGATTGAGTATATTGTCGTTAAAGAAATTTTCTATAATGCAGGTCGTATTGTGTCTGTTCTTTTGTTCCTTGCAACGGTTTGGTATTTCCGGGATGATCAACAAGGCATTCGTTATTTAATGATGGTGATTGGGGCAGGTCATCTCGCTATTTATTTTTGTATTCGCCGCATTCCAATTCCTTTGGAACGAGCTCGGGCTGTCAAGGAGGGAGAGAGCGGTTCAACCGTATGA